In Halorussus limi, a genomic segment contains:
- a CDS encoding 4Fe-4S dicluster domain-containing protein: MRSGVMSTGEGARIFPDVEACIDCGGCVVACKRTWDVPRDEQRISVATMMEGQEAAEGLNANSARALQEGKKPGETSIPMQCYHCENAPCVSVCPTDSLVKQGDGFVEVRDSLCVGCQYCLSACPFGAPQFPDADDGSAQIVGSGSVMDKCTMCEERQSETGKGPACAEECSTDAILVGSADQIADELDRRGSDVFFNDVAMEIIFGGDAEVFGG, translated from the coding sequence ATGCGGTCGGGCGTGATGAGTACCGGGGAGGGCGCGCGCATCTTCCCGGACGTGGAGGCCTGCATCGACTGCGGCGGGTGCGTCGTCGCGTGCAAGCGCACGTGGGACGTGCCCCGAGACGAACAGCGAATCAGCGTCGCCACGATGATGGAGGGCCAAGAGGCCGCGGAGGGGTTGAACGCCAACAGCGCACGGGCGCTCCAAGAGGGCAAGAAACCCGGCGAGACGTCCATCCCGATGCAGTGTTACCACTGCGAGAACGCGCCGTGCGTGTCGGTCTGCCCGACGGACTCGCTGGTCAAGCAGGGCGACGGCTTCGTGGAGGTGCGCGACAGCCTCTGTGTCGGGTGTCAGTACTGCCTGTCGGCGTGTCCGTTCGGCGCGCCGCAGTTCCCCGACGCCGACGACGGGAGCGCCCAGATAGTCGGTAGCGGCAGCGTGATGGACAAGTGTACGATGTGCGAGGAGCGCCAATCGGAGACCGGCAAGGGACCGGCCTGCGCCGAGGAGTGTTCGACCGACGCCATCCTCGTCGGGAGCGCCGACCAGATAGCCGACGAACTCGACCGGCGCGGGTCGGACGTGTTCTTCAACGACGTGGCGATGGAGATCATCTTCGGCGGCGATGCGGAGGTGTTCGGCGGATGA
- a CDS encoding cytochrome b/b6 domain-containing protein: protein MTNLDHGKFSRTTTVFHSLLALDVFALFFTGYAVMFNDELWWLVTLMGGNTGVLAVHRLAGLVLVALVVFWLTLTILTPGGRRGVKSAMPSKKDVDAAIQDVKFALGRADERHPHARQFAGYTADEVPLLSYVGKGVVFIFSIELVLLMISGLLIWSKVGLMQYFATKTAAAAFVTFHGLLGVIMLMGVMFHIFEHGFHPAFFPVELKAFVPKDLTPETHADTEVAVEHEVVEEEVVTDEEGRVVEDEVAVEEEAVEREYEGTGIEQLILSSNWSWAANLMGALTVVGIVSVLVGSIFDEGYPVPRELAVGGGPTNALLTVGINVGVLVLFVGLVLSMYGNVLRKRYEAQLEERRERPVADASDD from the coding sequence GTGACCAACCTCGACCACGGGAAGTTCTCGCGGACGACCACCGTCTTCCACTCGCTGCTGGCGCTCGACGTGTTCGCCCTCTTTTTCACGGGCTACGCCGTGATGTTCAACGACGAACTCTGGTGGCTGGTCACGCTGATGGGCGGCAACACGGGGGTGCTGGCGGTCCACCGACTCGCCGGCCTCGTCCTCGTCGCGCTCGTCGTCTTCTGGCTCACGCTGACTATTCTCACGCCCGGCGGTCGCCGGGGAGTCAAGTCGGCCATGCCGTCGAAGAAGGACGTTGACGCCGCGATTCAGGACGTGAAGTTCGCGCTCGGCCGGGCCGACGAGCGCCACCCTCACGCCCGCCAGTTCGCGGGCTACACCGCCGACGAGGTGCCCCTGCTGAGCTACGTCGGGAAGGGCGTCGTGTTCATCTTCTCGATAGAGTTGGTCCTGCTGATGATTTCGGGCCTGCTCATCTGGAGCAAGGTCGGCCTGATGCAGTACTTCGCCACGAAGACCGCCGCGGCGGCGTTCGTCACCTTCCACGGTCTGCTCGGGGTCATCATGCTGATGGGCGTGATGTTCCACATCTTCGAACACGGCTTCCACCCGGCGTTCTTCCCGGTCGAACTCAAGGCGTTCGTCCCGAAGGACCTCACGCCGGAGACCCACGCCGACACGGAAGTCGCGGTGGAACACGAGGTCGTAGAGGAGGAAGTCGTCACCGACGAGGAGGGCCGCGTGGTCGAAGACGAGGTGGCCGTCGAGGAGGAGGCTGTCGAGCGCGAGTACGAGGGAACCGGCATCGAGCAACTGATACTGTCGAGCAACTGGAGTTGGGCCGCGAACCTGATGGGCGCGCTCACCGTCGTCGGTATCGTGAGCGTCCTCGTCGGGAGCATCTTCGACGAGGGGTATCCGGTGCCGCGCGAACTCGCCGTCGGCGGCGGCCCGACCAACGCCCTGCTCACGGTCGGCATCAACGTCGGCGTCCTCGTGCTGTTCGTCGGACTCGTCCTCTCGATGTACGGCAACGTCCTCAGGAAGCGCTACGAGGCGCAACTCGAAGAGCGCCGGGAGCGACCCGTCGCGGACGCGAGCGACGACTGA
- a CDS encoding type IV pilin, producing MRFGTRSISPVVGVALLVVVVVALAVVFFAAVGGVRPSGVAPQAATTVGFEATVDQQTGATNQYMILRHGGGETIDPQNLKVVVRAGDRRVVNPEIETGGALSGGDATRFNLTGADLCSSSADEATVDVYHEPTGKPVAEQTIRIERNASFEVVDNAVKSDVPYEATVTIPGSGYATLENHDGTDYYLYWPVESRIVVSGPNTARTLTPFPDGDPNDALTDTTDDDINNPVYSFPMTYETDRIPAEANVTVEMKSYVFGGDDSEIIGEGSTRSYAGTQYEEAHVPLDDYERTIDSSDPSEDNVEILRDGDSVPTWGESSPHQDDLQDLLRNRIDGSGNLNLSDNEFVAVFELNESLASGDFNDVVAVIELDPRPTYEETEEGHTLRCGN from the coding sequence ATGCGATTCGGTACTCGGTCGATAAGTCCGGTGGTGGGCGTCGCGCTGTTAGTCGTCGTCGTGGTCGCGCTCGCGGTGGTCTTCTTCGCAGCGGTCGGGGGCGTCCGACCGTCGGGGGTCGCGCCGCAGGCCGCGACGACCGTCGGATTCGAAGCTACCGTCGACCAACAGACCGGCGCGACCAACCAGTACATGATTCTCCGCCACGGGGGCGGCGAGACCATCGACCCGCAGAACCTGAAGGTGGTCGTCCGCGCGGGCGACCGACGGGTCGTGAACCCCGAAATCGAGACCGGCGGTGCGCTCTCGGGCGGGGACGCGACGCGGTTCAACCTCACGGGCGCGGACCTCTGTTCGTCGTCGGCCGACGAGGCCACCGTCGACGTCTATCACGAACCGACCGGCAAACCGGTCGCCGAACAGACGATTCGCATCGAGCGAAACGCCTCCTTCGAGGTGGTCGACAACGCGGTCAAGTCGGACGTGCCCTACGAGGCGACGGTGACGATTCCCGGAAGCGGGTACGCGACGCTCGAAAACCACGACGGGACCGACTACTACCTCTACTGGCCCGTCGAGTCGCGCATCGTGGTCTCGGGACCGAACACCGCGCGCACCCTGACGCCGTTCCCCGACGGCGACCCGAACGACGCGCTCACGGACACGACCGACGACGACATCAACAATCCGGTCTACTCGTTCCCGATGACCTACGAAACCGACCGCATTCCGGCGGAAGCGAACGTGACCGTCGAGATGAAGTCCTACGTCTTCGGCGGCGACGACTCGGAGATTATCGGCGAAGGCTCGACGCGTTCCTACGCGGGCACCCAGTACGAGGAGGCCCACGTTCCGCTGGACGACTACGAGCGGACCATCGACAGCAGCGACCCGAGCGAGGACAACGTCGAAATCCTCCGCGACGGCGACAGCGTGCCCACATGGGGCGAGTCGAGCCCCCATCAGGACGACTTGCAGGACCTCCTCCGGAACCGAATCGACGGGAGCGGCAATCTGAACCTCTCGGACAACGAGTTCGTCGCCGTCTTCGAACTCAACGAGTCGCTCGCGAGCGGCGACTTCAACGACGTGGTGGCCGTCATCGAACTCGACCCGCGTCCGACCTACGAGGAGACCGAGGAAGGTCACACGCTCCGGTGTGGCAACTGA
- a CDS encoding tyrosine-type recombinase/integrase — protein sequence MASSGTTGDADPEDPVGYFIEDLRFHGKSERTREAYERVLREFEAFVGDPDRNPGGQSLSPGEASQRECMAWVHSLRDDLAESTVATYASYLHRFYDYMTQVGAFDSNPMALVVEEMNESIDKDPTRREISIPQMRSFVAGVTHPLERAVVVALLKTGMRVGELCNLDLRDLRLTGEAGDAYRLGTRPQLDGRGDSLFVTADAARGTVVNGEERDAANKRKRATVIPVDAELAGVLTRWLAVRPDARSAAEPLFVSTGRKWGRRLTPQMVRNVVETHASEAGWYRRGGGAEENVTPHYFRHFFTTHLRDRTGDRGIVKYLRGDVADDIIDTYTHNWGDRVREVYERHIYSLL from the coding sequence ATGGCGAGTAGCGGGACCACCGGCGACGCCGACCCCGAGGACCCCGTGGGCTACTTCATCGAGGACCTCCGCTTCCACGGGAAGAGCGAGCGGACTCGCGAGGCCTACGAGCGCGTTCTCCGTGAGTTCGAGGCGTTCGTGGGCGACCCCGACCGCAACCCCGGAGGCCAGTCACTCTCGCCCGGAGAGGCGAGTCAACGCGAGTGTATGGCGTGGGTCCACAGCCTCCGGGACGACCTCGCCGAGAGCACCGTCGCCACCTACGCCTCCTACCTCCATCGGTTCTACGATTACATGACGCAGGTCGGCGCGTTCGACTCGAATCCGATGGCGCTCGTGGTCGAGGAGATGAACGAGTCCATCGACAAGGACCCGACTCGCCGGGAGATTTCGATTCCGCAGATGCGGTCGTTCGTCGCGGGCGTCACCCATCCGCTGGAGCGGGCCGTCGTCGTCGCGCTCCTGAAGACGGGGATGCGGGTCGGCGAACTCTGTAACCTCGATTTGCGGGACCTCCGACTCACGGGAGAGGCCGGTGACGCGTACCGACTCGGAACCCGGCCGCAACTCGACGGGCGGGGCGACTCGCTGTTCGTCACCGCCGACGCCGCCCGCGGAACGGTCGTCAACGGCGAGGAGCGCGACGCGGCGAACAAGCGCAAGCGGGCCACCGTGATTCCGGTGGACGCCGAGCTCGCGGGGGTCTTGACCCGGTGGCTCGCGGTCCGCCCCGACGCCCGTTCGGCGGCCGAACCGCTCTTCGTCAGCACCGGCAGGAAGTGGGGCCGCCGTCTCACGCCCCAGATGGTCCGGAACGTCGTGGAGACCCACGCCAGCGAGGCGGGGTGGTACCGACGCGGCGGCGGCGCAGAGGAGAACGTGACGCCCCACTACTTCCGGCACTTCTTCACCACCCACCTCCGGGACCGGACGGGCGACCGGGGCATCGTGAAGTACCTGCGCGGGGACGTGGCCGACGACATCATCGACACCTACACCCACAATTGGGGCGACAGGGTTCGAGAGGTCTACGAGCGCCACATCTACTCGCTGCTCTAA
- a CDS encoding DUF5805 domain-containing protein, whose protein sequence is MSDDADTDRAVVKTFVPTYQKDEWKRHADDLDMSQSEFVRTMVQAGRRGFGLESGAGESANRAEGPSDAPDPRGDGLETRLLDLLNSDEYLSWDRLVEELAGDFEDRLEETLQELQNENRVQYSGRRGGYTVTNDGE, encoded by the coding sequence ATGAGCGACGACGCCGACACCGACCGAGCGGTCGTGAAGACGTTCGTGCCGACATATCAGAAAGATGAGTGGAAACGGCACGCCGACGACCTCGACATGAGTCAGAGCGAGTTCGTCAGAACGATGGTACAGGCCGGGAGACGCGGGTTCGGCCTCGAATCGGGGGCCGGAGAGTCGGCGAACCGCGCGGAAGGGCCTTCTGACGCCCCCGACCCCAGGGGTGACGGTCTCGAAACCCGCCTCCTCGACCTCCTGAATTCCGACGAGTATCTGTCGTGGGACCGACTCGTCGAGGAGTTGGCTGGCGACTTCGAGGACCGACTGGAGGAGACGCTCCAAGAACTGCAAAACGAGAACCGAGTTCAGTACAGCGGCCGCCGCGGCGGATACACGGTGACGAACGATGGCGAGTAG
- a CDS encoding sensor histidine kinase has protein sequence MSRYAVSLERWSVAGLGGGLFAVSASYFAVGGELLSAEFVRFAVPIALSLFVVALGVWLGTAEFRAGFVSGVFLWSLAGGVVMGLLAGWISVLQSVEGRRVLQPASVVLTTVGVGALGGGLLGVYHGRLRRRTDELAEQRNRLDEFASIVSHDLRNPMNVAQGHLELARETGDEKHFEAVESAHDRMERLVDEVLALSRHGETVDDLSPVGLDAIARDAWSTVETPEMDLRVRTDRRVVSDRRRIRALFENLFRNAAEHGGETVVVDATEDGFFVADDGPGIPPEDRELVFEGGYSTAPDGTGFGLAIVRRIAEAHDWQIRVGESESGGARVEFSGVAGE, from the coding sequence GTGTCCCGCTACGCCGTCTCGCTCGAACGGTGGTCGGTCGCCGGACTCGGCGGCGGTCTGTTCGCGGTCTCGGCTAGCTACTTCGCCGTCGGCGGAGAACTGCTCTCGGCGGAGTTCGTCCGGTTCGCCGTCCCCATCGCGCTCTCGCTGTTCGTCGTCGCGCTGGGCGTCTGGCTCGGGACCGCCGAGTTCCGGGCCGGATTCGTGAGCGGCGTCTTCCTGTGGAGCCTCGCGGGCGGCGTCGTCATGGGCCTGCTCGCCGGTTGGATTTCGGTCCTCCAGTCGGTCGAGGGCCGACGCGTGCTCCAACCCGCGTCGGTCGTGCTGACCACGGTCGGCGTCGGCGCGCTCGGCGGTGGCCTGCTGGGGGTCTACCACGGCCGACTCCGGCGGCGCACCGACGAGTTGGCCGAACAGCGCAACAGACTGGACGAGTTCGCCAGTATCGTCTCCCACGACCTCCGGAACCCGATGAACGTCGCGCAGGGCCACCTCGAACTCGCTCGCGAGACGGGCGACGAGAAACACTTCGAGGCGGTCGAGAGCGCCCACGACCGGATGGAACGACTGGTGGACGAGGTGCTGGCGCTCTCGCGGCACGGCGAGACCGTGGACGACCTCTCGCCGGTCGGACTGGACGCCATCGCCCGAGACGCGTGGAGTACCGTCGAGACCCCCGAGATGGACCTCCGGGTCAGAACCGACCGGCGAGTCGTCTCCGACCGCCGGCGAATCCGCGCTCTCTTCGAGAACCTGTTTCGGAACGCGGCCGAACACGGCGGCGAGACGGTGGTCGTGGACGCGACCGAAGACGGCTTCTTCGTCGCGGACGACGGGCCGGGCATCCCGCCGGAGGACCGCGAACTCGTCTTCGAGGGCGGTTACTCGACCGCTCCGGACGGCACCGGGTTCGGTCTGGCCATCGTCCGCCGCATCGCGGAGGCCCACGACTGGCAGATTCGCGTCGGCGAGAGCGAGTCGGGCGGCGCGCGCGTCGAGTTCTCGGGCGTCGCCGGCGAGTGA
- a CDS encoding AAA family ATPase: protein MSDSMTEVVTTSESGVVVEKSFEGEEFAVPAIKFVVRSERDERATLRLADDIPEEFPMDNVGFHPDYENDNWTAYKDHRVQFERDLDAGEELVTVYGVRLADDDDPSSFLGTPSIEEVTPVGVDSGETDAEEVETVGGSDDATADGPDLDGEVGGPDGNTITDIVSEEDSQLVRDVVAGEEDLGLDEEDDPLAVGDEDPLAEADEGDDPLAVGDEDPLAETDDDPLAEADDDPLDDSPDTGAEEGDDSESFLEPESEEVADEATADESLDLGDEGADEEEDEALETDELGDEEGVTDEGPADEVAADEESDDAARDETDAEDPTPPSEIADETATAAAEPSPPSPGSVAAALADEIRAGEVSDEDLTAIQRELDVETPESTNVRIRHLQSRVEDLSAYTEALEEFIDENGVAEDIFGDFEDDLARIRADVDAFEDEVQAVRTETDERVEDLGGDLSAVESEVEAFEDDLDRVESELRDVESDLRSDLREFKADFREDVSDLEADVEELGGDVEAVEDLREEVAEIEALRDDVDELETLRGDVAELETLREDVAELEVLREDVEALDDLRGEVEALEAELDEAGDFGEEFETLETQLDELEELVGANTEDVTSVSAEIESVTDELQGVREELDDVSDVTDAVESVSEEVESLSDDLDALEENLTARVESVEADIADIRDEIEGIQEWRERINDVFGN from the coding sequence ATGAGTGACAGCATGACCGAGGTGGTGACGACGAGCGAGAGCGGCGTCGTCGTAGAGAAGTCTTTCGAGGGCGAGGAGTTCGCGGTCCCCGCTATCAAATTCGTCGTCCGCTCGGAGCGCGACGAGCGCGCGACGCTCCGGCTAGCCGACGACATCCCGGAGGAGTTTCCGATGGACAACGTCGGGTTCCACCCCGACTACGAGAACGACAACTGGACGGCGTACAAGGACCACCGAGTGCAGTTCGAGCGCGACCTCGACGCCGGCGAGGAACTGGTGACCGTCTACGGCGTCCGACTCGCCGACGACGACGACCCCTCGTCCTTCCTCGGGACCCCGAGCATCGAGGAGGTCACGCCGGTCGGGGTCGACTCCGGCGAGACCGACGCCGAGGAAGTCGAAACGGTCGGCGGGAGTGACGACGCCACCGCTGACGGCCCGGACCTTGACGGCGAAGTCGGCGGACCGGACGGCAACACCATCACGGACATCGTCTCCGAGGAGGACAGCCAACTCGTCCGCGACGTGGTGGCCGGCGAGGAGGACCTCGGACTGGACGAGGAAGACGACCCGCTGGCGGTAGGCGACGAGGACCCGCTCGCCGAGGCGGACGAGGGAGACGATCCGTTGGCAGTGGGCGACGAGGACCCGCTTGCCGAAACGGACGACGATCCGCTCGCCGAAGCGGACGACGACCCTCTCGACGATTCGCCCGACACGGGGGCCGAGGAGGGCGACGACTCCGAGAGCTTCCTCGAACCCGAGTCCGAGGAAGTCGCCGACGAGGCGACCGCGGACGAATCGCTGGACCTCGGCGACGAGGGGGCCGACGAAGAAGAGGACGAAGCGCTCGAAACCGATGAACTCGGAGACGAGGAGGGAGTTACGGACGAGGGACCGGCGGACGAAGTCGCCGCGGACGAGGAGTCCGACGACGCCGCGCGCGACGAGACCGACGCCGAGGACCCGACGCCGCCCTCCGAGATCGCCGACGAGACGGCGACCGCCGCGGCCGAACCGTCCCCACCGAGTCCCGGGAGCGTCGCGGCCGCGCTCGCCGACGAGATTCGCGCCGGGGAGGTCTCCGACGAGGACCTGACCGCCATCCAGCGCGAGTTGGACGTCGAAACCCCCGAGAGTACCAACGTCCGCATCCGTCACCTCCAGTCGCGCGTCGAGGACCTCTCGGCCTACACCGAGGCGCTGGAGGAGTTCATCGACGAGAACGGGGTCGCCGAGGACATCTTCGGCGACTTCGAGGACGACCTCGCCCGGATTCGGGCCGACGTGGACGCCTTCGAGGACGAGGTGCAGGCCGTCCGGACCGAGACCGACGAGCGAGTCGAGGACCTCGGCGGTGACCTCTCGGCGGTCGAGTCCGAGGTGGAGGCCTTCGAGGACGACCTCGACCGCGTCGAGAGCGAACTCCGAGACGTAGAGAGCGACCTGCGCAGCGACCTCCGAGAGTTCAAGGCGGACTTCCGCGAGGACGTTTCGGACCTCGAAGCCGACGTCGAGGAACTCGGCGGCGACGTCGAGGCCGTCGAGGACCTCCGCGAGGAGGTCGCCGAAATCGAGGCCCTCCGCGACGACGTGGACGAGTTGGAGACGCTGCGCGGAGACGTCGCGGAACTGGAGACCCTGCGAGAAGACGTCGCGGAACTCGAAGTGCTCCGAGAGGACGTCGAAGCGCTCGACGACCTCCGTGGCGAGGTCGAAGCCCTCGAAGCCGAACTCGACGAGGCGGGCGACTTCGGCGAAGAGTTCGAGACGCTCGAAACGCAACTCGACGAACTCGAAGAACTCGTCGGCGCGAACACCGAGGACGTGACCTCGGTCAGCGCCGAAATCGAGTCCGTCACCGACGAACTGCAGGGCGTCCGGGAGGAACTGGACGACGTGAGCGACGTGACCGACGCGGTCGAGAGCGTCTCGGAGGAGGTCGAGTCGCTGTCCGACGACCTCGACGCGCTGGAGGAGAACCTCACGGCCCGCGTCGAGAGCGTCGAGGCCGACATCGCCGACATCCGCGACGAAATCGAGGGCATTCAGGAGTGGCGCGAACGGATTAACGACGTGTTCGGCAACTAG
- a CDS encoding WD40/YVTN/BNR-like repeat-containing protein, with protein MLLAGTYDGVYRADGPRFDSAERVLDSDRVLRVRRFEGWDGVFAATKSGLYRSTDRGDSWTNLDVPREEVYSVLGDPAGERLYAGTHPAHLYVSEDGGGERTDGSRTSSDVSDGTTWQELTGLQDLPSRDQWHTPRHRDEAHVRSLGAHPDAPERVIAGVEVGGVHVSDDGGETWTERRSGVHDDVHHVLVRGPDHYVASCGGGLYRTRDAGESWVRLDDGADHTYFREAFAHDGTLYAAAARSSPGTWKGDRGADAALFESENDGDTLESVPYPGQPEEVVLSWADDDGRVVAGTNDGGVMFRSSGEWVEGGRIPSGVASLCCL; from the coding sequence ATGTTACTCGCAGGAACCTACGACGGCGTCTACCGGGCCGACGGACCCCGCTTCGATTCGGCCGAGCGAGTGCTGGACTCGGACCGAGTCCTGCGCGTCCGGCGGTTCGAGGGCTGGGACGGCGTGTTCGCCGCGACGAAGTCGGGGTTGTACCGCTCGACCGACCGCGGCGACTCGTGGACGAATCTGGACGTGCCCCGCGAGGAGGTGTACTCGGTGTTGGGTGACCCCGCGGGCGAGCGCCTGTACGCGGGCACCCACCCCGCGCACCTGTACGTCTCCGAAGACGGCGGAGGCGAGCGAACCGACGGTTCGCGAACGTCGTCGGACGTGTCCGACGGAACGACGTGGCAAGAGCTAACCGGGTTGCAGGACCTGCCGTCGCGCGACCAGTGGCACACGCCGCGCCACCGCGACGAGGCCCACGTCCGGAGCCTCGGCGCGCACCCCGACGCGCCCGAGCGAGTAATCGCGGGCGTCGAGGTGGGCGGCGTCCACGTCAGCGACGACGGGGGCGAGACGTGGACCGAGCGACGCTCGGGCGTCCACGACGACGTGCACCACGTCCTCGTGCGCGGTCCGGACCACTACGTCGCCTCCTGCGGCGGGGGTCTCTACCGGACCCGCGACGCTGGCGAGAGTTGGGTCCGACTCGACGACGGGGCGGACCACACGTACTTCCGGGAGGCGTTCGCGCACGACGGCACGCTCTACGCCGCGGCGGCCCGGTCGTCGCCCGGCACGTGGAAGGGCGATCGCGGCGCGGACGCTGCGCTCTTCGAGTCCGAGAACGACGGCGATACCCTCGAATCGGTCCCCTATCCGGGCCAGCCCGAGGAAGTCGTCCTCTCGTGGGCCGACGACGACGGCCGCGTCGTCGCGGGCACGAACGACGGCGGCGTGATGTTCCGGTCGTCCGGCGAGTGGGTCGAGGGCGGCCGGATACCTTCGGGCGTGGCGTCGCTCTGCTGTCTGTAG
- a CDS encoding MBL fold metallo-hydrolase yields MAIHSDWGDWLPRAVEDADPDGIAVWYLGCNGFVLKAEDTTVFVDPYLGTGDPPRTVRMVPVPFDPADVGEADAILATHEHTDHVHGPSQAPILESTGATFHAPDDSLAVARDDENWTDEWDVDDSQLAEVEEGDTFEVGAFTVHVEPAHDPDATHPVSYVVEYDGRTFFHGGDTKPSDEFARVGDEYDIDLGVLAFGSVGRIPDKETREPKRTRWYNDENQAVEAASDLQFERFLPSHWDMWKGLTADPTALHGHARSFDSPERLEIAEIGDRVNI; encoded by the coding sequence ATGGCAATCCACAGCGACTGGGGAGACTGGCTCCCGCGGGCGGTCGAAGACGCCGACCCGGATGGAATCGCGGTCTGGTATCTGGGCTGTAACGGCTTCGTCCTGAAGGCCGAGGACACGACCGTCTTCGTCGACCCGTACCTCGGGACCGGTGACCCGCCGCGCACGGTCCGGATGGTCCCGGTACCGTTCGACCCCGCTGACGTGGGGGAAGCCGACGCGATTCTGGCCACCCACGAACACACCGACCACGTCCACGGCCCGAGTCAGGCACCGATTCTCGAATCGACCGGCGCGACCTTCCACGCGCCCGACGACAGCCTCGCGGTCGCGCGCGACGACGAAAACTGGACCGACGAGTGGGACGTAGACGACAGCCAACTGGCGGAAGTCGAGGAGGGCGACACCTTCGAGGTCGGCGCGTTCACCGTCCACGTCGAACCGGCCCACGACCCCGACGCGACCCACCCGGTCAGCTACGTCGTGGAGTACGACGGCCGGACGTTCTTCCACGGCGGCGACACCAAGCCCAGCGACGAGTTCGCCCGCGTCGGCGACGAGTACGACATCGACCTCGGCGTGCTGGCGTTCGGGAGCGTCGGCCGGATTCCGGACAAGGAGACCCGCGAACCGAAGCGCACGCGGTGGTACAACGACGAGAATCAGGCGGTCGAGGCGGCCAGCGACCTCCAGTTCGAGCGCTTCCTCCCGAGCCACTGGGACATGTGGAAGGGTCTGACCGCCGACCCGACCGCGCTCCACGGCCACGCCCGGAGTTTCGACTCCCCCGAGAGATTGGAAATCGCGGAAATCGGCGACCGCGTGAACATTTAA
- a CDS encoding YlbF family regulator, whose amino-acid sequence MSIETEADGEATELSRVEELAGELGEALAQTPEYQRFEETKEAVEQDDEAQEKVQEFEQLRQEFMLARQTGEATQEDIQKVREAQQELHSLPVMDEYLQAQEDLEEKMESVNQAISEPLAVDFGDQASGCCED is encoded by the coding sequence ATGAGCATCGAAACCGAGGCCGACGGCGAGGCGACTGAGCTCTCCCGCGTCGAAGAACTCGCAGGCGAACTCGGCGAGGCACTCGCCCAGACGCCCGAGTACCAGCGGTTCGAGGAGACCAAGGAGGCCGTCGAGCAGGACGACGAGGCCCAAGAGAAGGTCCAGGAGTTCGAGCAGTTGCGCCAGGAGTTCATGCTCGCGCGCCAGACCGGCGAGGCGACCCAAGAGGACATCCAGAAGGTCCGCGAGGCCCAGCAGGAACTGCACTCCCTGCCGGTGATGGACGAGTACCTGCAGGCACAGGAGGACCTCGAGGAGAAGATGGAGTCGGTCAATCAGGCCATCTCGGAGCCGTTGGCCGTCGACTTCGGCGACCAGGCGAGCGGTTGCTGCGAAGACTAG